A region of Athene noctua chromosome 12, bAthNoc1.hap1.1, whole genome shotgun sequence DNA encodes the following proteins:
- the LOC141964935 gene encoding zinc-binding protein A33-like isoform X1: MAGRSQDRSLREELTCAICCDLFSEPVMLDCMHHFCKACIQGYWESCTRVPSCPQCRREFPSRAFRTHYLLSGLVEKVRRCGSAEHRHKMQKHLEDALQARQKEMENFLQRKHAMQEDICGLTKVSGELNFKIRAEFGRLHQILEEEERAVLAELGKKEEQSLARLHGDLHRLEEGMSVLQKDIEHIEQTLSKIEEVSLLEVESLDIRPSMRVQTQPAFNLEHYRDSHSGPLQYIFWRQMLQFICPAPAPLTFDPESAHPNLVFSRDLTAVTERNRAQPVPTSPRRFRQCVNVLGSQTFDSGRHYWEVWVGSKTKWDLGVAAEAVDRAAKVKLCPENGYWTLRLRNRTEYWATTTPWVRLTPRRPPRKVGVFLDCQEGTVAFFDARDMSHLFTFHQVSAERYCPFFSTCFSDGRDNIEPMRLCHLAL; encoded by the exons ATGGCCGGCAGGAGCCAGGACCGGAGCCTGCGGGAGGAGCTGACCTGTGCCATCTGCTGCGACCTCTTCAGCGAGCCCGTCATGCTGGACTGCATGCACCACTTCTGCAAGGCCTGCATCCAGGGCTACTGGGAGAGCTGCACCCgcgtcccctcctgcccccagtgCCGCCGTGAGTTCCCCAGCCGGGCTTTCCGCACCCACTACCTGTTGTCGGGGCTGGTGGAGAAGGTGAGGCGCTGTGGCTCTGCTGAGCACCGGCACAAGATGCAG aagcacctggaaGATGCTTTGCAAGCTCGTCAGAAGGAGATGGAGAACTTCTTGCAGAGAAAGCATGCGATGCAGGAGGATATCTGTGGCCTGACG AAAGTGTCTGGGGAGCTGAACTTCAAGATCCGGGCAGAGTTTGGCCGCCTTCATCAGatcctggaggaagaggagagagctgtgctggcagagctgggcaaaAAGGAAGAGCAGTCACTGGCACGGCTGCACGGGGATCTCCACCGGCTGGAGGAGGGGATGTCGGTGCTGCAGAAGGACATCGAGCACATAGAGCAGACGCTGAGTAAGATAGAAGAAGTGTCATTGCTGGAG GTGGAGAGCCTGGATATCAG GCCCTCGATGCGTGTCCAGACCCAGCCCGCCTTCAACCTGGAGCACTACAGGGACAGCCACAGCGGCCCCTTGCAGTACATCTTCTGGAGACAGATGCTGCAGTTCATCTGCCCCG ctcctgccccactcACCTTCGACCCTGAGTCAGCCCACCCCAACCTGGTCTTCTCCAGAGACCTGACAGCAGTGACAGAGAGGAATCGAGCCCAGCCTGTCCCCACCAGCCCCCGGCGCTTCCGTCAGTGCGTCAACGTCCTGGGCTCGCAGACCTTCGACAGTGGCCGGCACTACTGGGAGGTCTGGGTGGGCAGCAAAACCAAGTGGGATCTGGGGGTGGCTGCCGAGGCTGTGGACCGGGCAGCGAAGGTCAAGCTGTGCCCAGAGAACGGCTACTGGACGCTTCGCCTGCGCAACAGGACGGAGTACTGGGCCACCACCACCCCCTGGGTGCGCCTGACCCCCCGCCGGCCCCCTCGGAAAGTGGGAGTCTTCCTAGACTGCCAGGAGGGCACCGTTGCCTTCTTTGACGCCAGGGACATGTCCCATCTCTTCACCTTCCACCAGGTCTCTGCGGAGCGATACTGCCCCTTCTTCAGCACCTGCTTCAGCGACGGGAGGGACAACATAGAGCCCATGCGCCTCTGCCACCTGGCCCTGTGA
- the LOC141964935 gene encoding zinc-binding protein A33-like isoform X2 encodes MAGRSQDRSLREELTCAICCDLFSEPVMLDCMHHFCKACIQGYWESCTRVPSCPQCRREFPSRAFRTHYLLSGLVEKVRRCGSAEHRHKMQKHLEDALQARQKEMENFLQRKHAMQEDICGLTKVSGELNFKIRAEFGRLHQILEEEERAVLAELGKKEEQSLARLHGDLHRLEEGMSVLQKDIEHIEQTLSKIEEVSLLEVESLDIRPSMRVQTQPAFNLEHYRDSHSGPLQYIFWRQMLQFICPAPAPLTFDPESAHPNLVFSRDLTAVTERNRAQPVPTSPRRFRQCVNVLGSQTFDSGRHYWEVWVGSKTKWDLGVAAEAVDRAAKVKLCPENGYWTLRLRNRTEYWATTTPWVSAERYCPFFSTCFSDGRDNIEPMRLCHLAL; translated from the exons ATGGCCGGCAGGAGCCAGGACCGGAGCCTGCGGGAGGAGCTGACCTGTGCCATCTGCTGCGACCTCTTCAGCGAGCCCGTCATGCTGGACTGCATGCACCACTTCTGCAAGGCCTGCATCCAGGGCTACTGGGAGAGCTGCACCCgcgtcccctcctgcccccagtgCCGCCGTGAGTTCCCCAGCCGGGCTTTCCGCACCCACTACCTGTTGTCGGGGCTGGTGGAGAAGGTGAGGCGCTGTGGCTCTGCTGAGCACCGGCACAAGATGCAG aagcacctggaaGATGCTTTGCAAGCTCGTCAGAAGGAGATGGAGAACTTCTTGCAGAGAAAGCATGCGATGCAGGAGGATATCTGTGGCCTGACG AAAGTGTCTGGGGAGCTGAACTTCAAGATCCGGGCAGAGTTTGGCCGCCTTCATCAGatcctggaggaagaggagagagctgtgctggcagagctgggcaaaAAGGAAGAGCAGTCACTGGCACGGCTGCACGGGGATCTCCACCGGCTGGAGGAGGGGATGTCGGTGCTGCAGAAGGACATCGAGCACATAGAGCAGACGCTGAGTAAGATAGAAGAAGTGTCATTGCTGGAG GTGGAGAGCCTGGATATCAG GCCCTCGATGCGTGTCCAGACCCAGCCCGCCTTCAACCTGGAGCACTACAGGGACAGCCACAGCGGCCCCTTGCAGTACATCTTCTGGAGACAGATGCTGCAGTTCATCTGCCCCG ctcctgccccactcACCTTCGACCCTGAGTCAGCCCACCCCAACCTGGTCTTCTCCAGAGACCTGACAGCAGTGACAGAGAGGAATCGAGCCCAGCCTGTCCCCACCAGCCCCCGGCGCTTCCGTCAGTGCGTCAACGTCCTGGGCTCGCAGACCTTCGACAGTGGCCGGCACTACTGGGAGGTCTGGGTGGGCAGCAAAACCAAGTGGGATCTGGGGGTGGCTGCCGAGGCTGTGGACCGGGCAGCGAAGGTCAAGCTGTGCCCAGAGAACGGCTACTGGACGCTTCGCCTGCGCAACAGGACGGAGTACTGGGCCACCACCACCCCCTGG GTCTCTGCGGAGCGATACTGCCCCTTCTTCAGCACCTGCTTCAGCGACGGGAGGGACAACATAGAGCCCATGCGCCTCTGCCACCTGGCCCTGTGA